From one Flavobacterium sp. N502536 genomic stretch:
- a CDS encoding type IX secretion system membrane protein PorP/SprF, with amino-acid sequence MKKILLFISLFYGFSNTLYSQATSEGGVVSFSLPIRNSLKFNRYLINPAFSFVRETNAYASFYNKRQWVQFENAPNTYLANYSGRFRENEAFAFGLFQQNYGIMTVFGGIGNFAHNIVLEQDSNLTFGMNVGVYQSSLNTGKIISDDPNILNGDYPSNTLLAINPGVNYGTAFLDFGVSVNNLILYNFGSGIVKEDPERAIELHAMYTGYIDSYGFFDRSKFSGILKTEVKKDKTVISGLAMIAIPKGVWAQAGYNTLYGISAGLGFNISPSIALEYNYEKGMGNFTNMGGSHEFSIAYKFKNKNYYYGDDEEGALLEPAKSKPVMAKPTTAPVTRVDGAAKAQLAAEAKAKADAEALKVRLAAAEKVKADAEAAAKAKLLADTKAKADAEALKIKLAADAKAKADAAAAAKATAAANKPAPQKTQAQLAADKAKADAEALRIRLAADAKAKADAAAAARATAAANRPTPQKTQAQLAADKAKADAEAMKLKLAADAKAKADAEAAKAKTAAANKPVPQKTQAELAADKVKADAEAAAKAKLAADKVKADAEALKIKLAADAKAKADAAEAKRKADAKAKAEAADLQSILAADAKAKADSDALQARLAAEAKAAAAAAAKTKVSIDAANKAKLAADAKAKAAEEAALKEKQAVDAKAKADEEARQARIAADAKAKADAEALQAKLAADAKAKADAEALQAKLAADAKAKADAEALQAKLAADAKAKADAEALQAKLAADAKAKADAEALQAKLAADAKAKADAEALQAKLAADAKAKADAQALQAKLAADAKAKADAEALQAKLAADAKAKADAQALQAKLAADAKAKADAEALQAKLAADAKAKADAEALQAKLAADAKAKADMEALQAKLIADARVKADAEATAKAKADAEAKQLQEAEEARLAKLAADAKAKADAEALQAKQAADAKAKADAQALQAKLAADAKAKADAEALQAKQAADAKAKADAEALQAKLAADAKAKADAEALQAKLAADAKAKADAQALQAKLAADAKAKADAEALQAKQAADAKAKADAEALQAKLAADAKAKADAQALQAKLAADAKAKADAEALQAKLAADAKAKADMEAAQAKLLADQKAKADAEATERLKAEEETRQLRAAEEAREAKLLADAKAKADAEALQAKLAADALAKAASAPKDDTAKAIDNLSQSIESASKIQKDLLSQFNSTVASKQRDLNDLREENDLSEKGIYKEPKPFKSVAAENSQLEALKSQLAEVNKAQKDEIEKLTNLYNDRLKKVPNKNDALNKAYLEKINELKAAQLKMEQDSATLLSNLERIKAETEIEKKRRIKRAAYENDQGRYAQDVAALKRIKETTKLSSTPLTASDFDFGEDQSNMQIIKNIKNADGGYYMIIAVHNSVEKRDQFLAKAVAAGRTDVNFFYNVTTSKYYIYYEKFDGLSEATKALEAKGSKPYNGKMAIVKVEN; translated from the coding sequence ATGAAGAAAATTTTACTATTCATAAGTTTATTTTACGGTTTTTCAAATACACTCTATTCTCAGGCTACTTCTGAGGGTGGAGTTGTTTCGTTTTCGTTACCCATCAGAAATTCTTTAAAGTTCAACAGATACTTAATTAACCCTGCCTTCAGCTTTGTTCGTGAAACAAATGCGTATGCCAGTTTTTATAATAAAAGACAATGGGTGCAGTTTGAAAATGCTCCAAACACTTATTTAGCCAATTATTCCGGTCGTTTTAGAGAGAATGAAGCTTTTGCTTTTGGTCTTTTTCAGCAAAATTATGGTATAATGACTGTCTTTGGAGGAATTGGAAACTTTGCACATAACATCGTTTTAGAGCAGGACAGTAACTTAACCTTTGGTATGAACGTTGGTGTTTACCAAAGCAGTTTAAACACAGGAAAAATCATCTCAGATGATCCGAATATTTTAAATGGAGATTATCCATCTAACACTTTATTGGCGATTAATCCAGGGGTGAATTACGGAACCGCTTTTCTTGATTTTGGAGTATCTGTAAACAATTTGATTCTTTACAATTTTGGATCGGGTATCGTAAAAGAGGATCCGGAAAGAGCGATTGAATTGCATGCAATGTATACCGGTTATATTGACAGTTATGGTTTTTTTGACAGAAGTAAATTTTCAGGAATTTTAAAAACAGAAGTTAAAAAAGACAAAACAGTAATCTCAGGACTTGCTATGATTGCAATTCCAAAGGGAGTTTGGGCACAAGCCGGATACAATACTTTATATGGTATTTCTGCGGGTCTTGGATTTAATATTTCGCCTAGTATTGCATTGGAATACAATTATGAAAAAGGCATGGGGAATTTCACCAATATGGGAGGTTCTCATGAGTTTTCGATAGCCTATAAATTTAAAAATAAAAACTATTACTATGGTGATGACGAAGAAGGGGCTTTATTAGAACCTGCAAAATCAAAACCTGTAATGGCTAAACCAACGACTGCTCCGGTAACCAGAGTAGACGGAGCCGCAAAAGCACAATTAGCTGCCGAAGCTAAAGCAAAAGCGGATGCGGAAGCACTAAAAGTGAGACTGGCTGCTGCAGAGAAAGTAAAAGCTGATGCCGAAGCTGCTGCAAAAGCAAAATTATTGGCAGATACTAAAGCCAAAGCGGATGCAGAAGCATTGAAAATTAAACTAGCTGCCGATGCTAAAGCGAAAGCTGATGCTGCCGCTGCTGCAAAAGCAACTGCTGCTGCCAATAAACCGGCACCGCAAAAAACACAAGCACAATTGGCTGCTGATAAAGCGAAAGCCGATGCAGAAGCATTGAGGATTAGATTAGCTGCCGATGCTAAAGCGAAAGCCGATGCTGCCGCTGCTGCAAGAGCAACTGCTGCTGCCAATAGACCGACACCGCAAAAAACACAGGCGCAATTAGCGGCTGATAAGGCCAAAGCCGATGCTGAGGCAATGAAGTTGAAATTAGCTGCAGATGCTAAAGCGAAAGCCGATGCAGAAGCTGCAAAAGCAAAAACAGCTGCTGCCAATAAACCGGTACCACAAAAAACACAAGCAGAATTAGCGGCTGATAAAGTCAAAGCCGATGCCGAAGCTGCTGCGAAAGCTAAATTAGCTGCAGATAAAGTAAAAGCGGATGCTGAAGCTCTAAAAATAAAACTGGCTGCTGATGCCAAAGCGAAAGCTGATGCTGCAGAAGCGAAACGTAAAGCCGATGCCAAAGCGAAAGCAGAAGCTGCAGATCTACAATCTATTTTAGCTGCAGATGCTAAAGCTAAGGCGGATTCAGATGCACTTCAGGCAAGATTGGCTGCTGAAGCCAAAGCTGCCGCTGCTGCTGCTGCCAAAACAAAAGTAAGTATAGACGCTGCTAATAAAGCGAAACTAGCTGCTGATGCCAAAGCGAAAGCTGCTGAAGAAGCTGCTTTAAAAGAGAAACAAGCGGTTGATGCCAAAGCGAAAGCCGATGAAGAAGCGAGACAAGCGAGAATTGCTGCTGATGCCAAAGCGAAAGCCGATGCAGAAGCCTTACAGGCAAAACTAGCTGCCGATGCTAAAGCAAAAGCTGACGCAGAAGCTCTACAAGCAAAACTAGCTGCCGATGCTAAAGCGAAAGCTGACGCAGAAGCTTTACAAGCAAAATTAGCTGCCGATGCCAAAGCAAAAGCCGATGCAGAAGCCCTTCAGGCGAAGTTAGCTGCTGATGCCAAAGCAAAAGCCGACGCAGAAGCCTTACAAGCAAAACTAGCTGCTGATGCCAAAGCGAAAGCTGATGCAGAAGCTTTACAAGCAAAATTAGCTGCTGATGCTAAGGCAAAAGCTGACGCTCAGGCCCTTCAGGCGAAGTTAGCTGCTGATGCCAAAGCGAAAGCCGATGCAGAAGCTTTACAAGCAAAATTAGCTGCTGATGCTAAGGCAAAAGCCGACGCTCAAGCCCTTCAAGCGAAGTTAGCTGCCGATGCCAAAGCGAAAGCTGACGCAGAAGCTTTACAAGCAAAACTAGCTGCTGATGCTAAGGCAAAAGCGGATGCAGAAGCCCTTCAGGCGAAGTTAGCTGCTGATGCCAAAGCGAAAGCCGACATGGAAGCTTTACAGGCAAAATTAATTGCTGATGCGAGAGTAAAAGCCGATGCTGAAGCAACAGCTAAAGCCAAAGCCGATGCCGAAGCGAAACAATTACAGGAAGCTGAAGAAGCACGTTTGGCCAAATTGGCTGCCGATGCCAAAGCGAAAGCGGATGCAGAAGCCTTACAGGCAAAACAAGCTGCTGATGCTAAAGCAAAAGCGGATGCTCAAGCGCTTCAGGCGAAGTTAGCTGCCGATGCCAAAGCCAAAGCTGATGCAGAAGCTTTACAGGCAAAACAAGCCGCTGATGCAAAAGCCAAAGCCGACGCAGAAGCTCTTCAGGCGAAATTAGCTGCTGATGCTAAAGCCAAAGCGGATGCAGAAGCTTTACAGGCGAAATTAGCTGCCGATGCTAAAGCAAAAGCAGATGCTCAGGCCCTTCAGGCAAAATTAGCTGCTGATGCCAAAGCAAAAGCCGATGCAGAAGCTTTACAGGCAAAACAAGCCGCCGATGCCAAAGCGAAAGCTGACGCAGAAGCTTTACAAGCAAAATTAGCTGCCGATGCTAAAGCGAAAGCCGATGCTCAGGCCCTTCAGGCAAAACTAGCTGCTGATGCCAAAGCGAAAGCCGATGCAGAAGCTTTACAAGCAAAACTAGCTGCCGATGCTAAGGCAAAAGCGGATATGGAAGCTGCACAAGCGAAGCTACTGGCTGATCAAAAAGCCAAAGCGGATGCGGAAGCGACAGAGCGATTAAAAGCGGAGGAAGAAACTAGACAACTAAGAGCAGCAGAAGAGGCACGTGAAGCAAAATTACTTGCCGATGCCAAAGCGAAAGCCGATGCCGAAGCACTTCAGGCTAAACTTGCTGCAGATGCATTAGCAAAAGCAGCGTCAGCTCCAAAAGATGATACAGCAAAAGCGATCGATAATTTATCTCAGTCTATTGAAAGTGCGAGTAAAATACAAAAGGATTTATTGTCTCAGTTTAACTCAACAGTAGCGAGCAAACAAAGAGACTTAAATGACTTAAGAGAAGAGAATGATTTAAGTGAAAAAGGAATCTATAAAGAACCAAAACCATTCAAAAGTGTAGCGGCTGAAAACAGCCAGTTAGAAGCTTTAAAATCTCAACTTGCTGAAGTGAATAAAGCACAGAAAGATGAAATCGAGAAGTTGACTAATTTATACAATGATAGGCTTAAAAAAGTTCCGAACAAAAATGATGCTTTGAACAAAGCTTATCTTGAAAAGATAAATGAGTTAAAAGCAGCACAATTAAAAATGGAACAGGATAGTGCTACATTACTTTCTAATTTGGAACGTATTAAAGCCGAGACTGAAATCGAGAAAAAACGTAGAATTAAGCGTGCGGCTTATGAGAATGATCAGGGTCGATATGCACAGGATGTTGCCGCTCTTAAACGTATTAAGGAAACAACCAAATTAAGCAGTACACCTTTAACAGCAAGCGATTTTGATTTTGGTGAAGACCAGTCAAACATGCAGATTATTAAAAATATTAAAAATGCTGATGGTGGATATTACATGATTATTGCCGTTCACAACAGTGTCGAAAAGCGTGATCAGTTCCTGGCGAAAGCAGTTGCAGCAGGACGCACAGACGTTAATTTCTTTTACAATGTAACGACTAGTAAGTACTACATCTATTACGAGAAATTTGACGGTTTGTCAGAAGCTACAAAAGCACTGGAAGCAAAAGGATCTAAGCCATACAACGGGAAAATGGCAATTGTTAAAGTGGAGAATTAA